The Candidatus Liberibacter solanacearum CLso-ZC1 genomic interval ACCTTGTCAACAGCAACAATATGGTTAGATCGCGGTTGTTTGCATCATCTAAACAAAGGATTTTCCTTTTTTGAACCTTGGAAAAAGAGCATTCTACAACAAGAACAAGCACATTATCATAATTTAAAGAAAAAAAATGAAGCAGAAGAAGAATGGTTACGATATGGAGTAACAGCTAGACGGAAACGCAATGTCCGTCGGGTCAAAGAATTACAAGACATACGAACACAATTACAGGAACAAAAAAGCTCTTTTCATGGTACAATTCAAGCACATCTTCAATCGACTCAATCTTCAGGCAAACTGGTTATAGAAGCCGATAAAATTACCAAAAAATATAATGATAATTTCATTGTTAAAAATTTTTCTCTTCGAATACATTGTGGTGAACGTATCGGCATTGTTGGTCCTAATGGTGCAGGGAAAACAACGCTCCTGAAATTATTAACCGGAAAGATACAGCCCGATTCCGGCTCAATTACTTTAGGAACAAATCTCAAAATTGCGATCATTGATCAAAAACGCGAAGATATCAATCCGAACGAGTCTCTTTCTTCTTATCTAACAGGAGGTTATGGAGATAGCTTACTGGTACAAGGAGAATCTCGTCATGTTGTGGGCTATATCAAAGATTTCCTTTTTCATCCAGATCAAGCACATTCTCTCATCAAAGATCTCTCCGGAGGAGAAAAAATGCGTGCTATTTTAGCACGTGTTTTGGCTCAACCATTCAACTTTTTAGTCATGGACGAACCAACAAACGATCTTGATTTTGAAACGTTAGATTTTTTAGAACAAACTATTACTCGTTTCCAAGGAACAATACTCATTGTCAGTCACGATCGAGATTTTCTAGATCGTACTGTAAATTCAACACTTTCTATGCAAAATGTTGATAATCATAATGGATGTTGGATAAAATATGCTGGAGGATACTCTGACATGCTTTTACAACAAAAACAGAACAATAATATTCCTCAAAAGAAAAATCCTCCCACCGAATCGGCGATACCATCAACTACTAAGAAAGATAAAAAGAAAAAAAGTCTTTCTTATGGTCAAAAATTGCTTCTCGAAAAATTGCCTCAAGAAATAAAAAAAATACACCTTAAAATTACTGAGAAAGAACAACAATTCAATGATCAAAACTTGTTTTTAAAGGATGCAAAGAAATTTTCTAAGCTTTCTCATGAGCTCAAAAATCTTTATCACGAAATCAAAGAAAAAGAAGAAAAATGGCTTGAACTTGAAATGTTGCAAGAAGAAGTTAAAGATAACAATGGATAATGATTTTCATTGCTATCAATCTTTAGATCAATAAAATCATTTCTTCTATTGAAAATGATATATCTCAATTTGTTTTATTTTTTTACACGCTCAACATATGAATTGTCTTCTGTAAGAATAACAATTTCATCTCCAATGTTAATATGCGGAGGCACTGTTGTGCGAATATCATTTGAAAGGATTGCGGGCTTATAAGATGTCGTAACCGTTTGCCCTTTAGCAGAGGGTTCTGTATCAACGACTTTAAATATTACATGACGCGGCACTTCAACAGATAACGCAACTCCTTCATGGATTAAAAGTTTCACTTCCATTCCTTCTTGAAAATATACTTTTTGATCACCCACAACATCGATAGAAACAGTCACTTGATCATAATTTTCAGGATTCATGAAATGATAACCTTCGTGATCTGCATACAAGAACTGAAAGCGCTGATCTTCAACAAAAGCACGTTCTACTTGTTCCGTTGTACGCCAACGCTCAGAGACTTTTACACCGTCAGAAATACGACGCATTTCCACCTGTGTAATAGGAGTTCCTTTACCTGGATAGAAATTTTTTGCAACAAGGACAACATAAAGCCTACCATTGACATCAAGAACATTACCTTTACGCACAGCAGAAGCGATAACTTTCACCATATTGAATTTATTCCTTATATTAACCGTAGAAAAAAGAACTATTTAATTGTATGATTTCAACTATATAATCAATTGAATTCACCTGTTTGTCTTGAAAATAAATGTTCTCATATCATGATGTAAAGATTAATTGTTGTTTTTTTGAAAATAAGAAAATATTCATGCACAGTATTGCTTCCAAATCTAAATCTTGGTGGAATCGTGATTTTCATCATCACCGCCGTCCCTTTCTGATCAAACGCAATATGATCCAAACCTCTTTGAGAGAATATTTTTTCAATAATAACTTTGTTGAAATAGATTCTATGTCTCTTCAAGTTTCTCCAGGAAATGAAACACATATACAAGCTTTTTCTACAGAATTGATCACGAAAGATCATACCCGAAAGATTATGTATCTGCAAACTTCTCCAGAGTTTTCTTGTAAAAAACTTCTTGCTGCAGGAGAGGAGAAAATTTTTTGTTTTGCACATGTCTGGAGAAATGGAGAACAAGATTCTCTCCATCAACCAGAATTCACAATGTTAGAATGGTATCGTGCACATGAATCGTATGAACAATTAATGCAAGATTGTATGGAAATTATACGATGTGCAGCAGAAAAAGCAAAAAAATCAGTTTTTTCTTTTCAAGGTATTACATGCAATCCTTTTAGTGAAGCAGAATATATCACGGTCTCCGACGCTTTTCTACGATATGCACATATTGATCTTTGTTCTACACTTGATCATTCTAGTCCACCAAATCGTAATCTTTTAGCTTTACAGGCACAAAAATCAGGAATACGTGTCGCTAATGATGATACGTGGAGTGATATTTTCTCTCGAATCCTTGTAGAAAAAATAGAACCCCATCTTGGTGTCAATCGCTGCACTATTCTTGATCGTTATCCTCTTCCAGAATCTGCATTAGCTAAAGTTTGTTCTGATGATCCACGTTTTACACAACGTTTTGAACTTTATGCTTGTAATATTGAATTATGCAATGCTTTTGATGAACTTATAGATCCTATTGAGCAACGGCATCGTTTTGAAAAAGAAATGAATGAAAAGAAAAAAATATACAACGAAACCTATCCAATAGATGAAGATTTTCTCGCTTGTTTAAAAGAGATGCCATCATCCTCTGGGATAGCGATGGGTTTTGATCGTCTTGTCATGCTAGCAACAGGCGCAACTAATCTGAATGAAATAATTTGGACCCCTTTTGTCCACATCTGAAAGAAAGAAATGCGATGAACTCTCACGATCAAAAATTAACTTCAGCGCAACAATTATACAAAGCAAAGCTCATTGAGCAAGAACAGATTAACACTATAAAAGAGATTTCAAATCATTATTCTATTGCGTTGACACCTTTTATGGCCAATCTCATAGATCCTCATAATCCCAATGATCCCATTGCTCGTCAATTTATTCCTCAGAAAGAAGAGATGAATATCTTGCCAGAAGAACGAGAAGATCCAATTGGAGATAGTAATCATAGCCCTTTAAAAGGAATCGTACATCGTTATCCAGATAGGGTATTGCTTAAATTATTACATATATGCCCTGTATACTGTCGATTTTGTTTTCGTAGAGAGATGGTTGGTTCACAAAAAGGCACAATCTTATCTCCCCAAGATATCGATGCGGCTCTTTCCTATATTCAAAATCATCCGAAAATTTGGGAAGTTATTTTTACCGGAGGGGATCCTTTAATTTTATCCCTCAATCGTTTGAAAACAGTTTTAAAAATGTTAATGGAGATAAAACACGTCAAAATATTACGTTTTCACAGTCGCGTTCCTATTGTTGATCCTCAACGGATTAGCCCTGAATTCATTCAATGTCTAAAAGAATCTGGAAAACCTATATATATTGCTATACATGCTAATCATCCACGTGAATTTTCTCAAGAATCTCTTTCTGCTATTTCTAAACTAGCAGATGCAGGCATCATCCTTTTAAGCCAGTCAGTGTTGCTGAAAGGCATTAATGATGATCCCAAAATTCTTGCAGATCTGATGCGGATTTTCGTAGAATCACGTATTAAACCCTATTATTTACATCATCCAGATCTTGCTCCTGGAACAAGCCATTTTCGTCTTACTATCGAAGAAGGACAAAAAATCGTTGCTAGTTTAAAAGAAAACATTTCAGGCATATGCCAGCCTTTTTACATTCTTGATATTCCTGGAGGATACGGAAAGGTGAAAATTGACAGCCATAATATCAAAAAAATAGACGATGAATCCTATCTCATCACTGATCACAATAACATTGTCCATCACTATCCACCAAGATCATAATTTGCGCAATCCTTACACTATTTCAGAGCACTATAAATTGAAAATACAATACATATCCGATAGTTGATACTTTTATTGTCATTCCATCCTACGAACTTTTTCCTCTGCCGTCATCTTCATCCGCTCAGCATTTTCTCGGGAGGTTTACTCCTGCTGAAATGCATCCACCCACACTGCATCTTCCGCCCTTCTTTTGTTTTTAAAGCTCGAATAAGAAGAAGCGAAGGAAACTAATAGTCTTCAAACCTCTTCATGGTTCGTCCTTTAATGGGTCGTCCTTATTGTTATATCGCAATTATAGCGTTATACGCATTACGTGTATACGTGAGAATAAACACCCTGCTCGAAGAATAATAAAGGAATAAATGTAAGATAAGTTATTGGATAAAATTTTTTTTTTTGCTTGTTATTCTTTTGAAAAAAAAGAATAAATAAGACGTTTTTTTCCTCAATTTCATCATCCCCTAAAGCAGGTCATGAACCTCGTTTGATGGCAAATCTCCACCTATATTGGCGAAGAAGCGATCGATAGACGCTCCTCCAAACGAGGTTGCATTCCTTAGATGATTTTGAAGTATCCTTCAACGAAGATATTGAGGATAACCTCAGCTTCTACAAAGCGCGATTACAAAGATTAAGAACAACAGCTTGTTCCCTCATCTTCTTACCTCTTACCCTACGAGAATTTGAGCGACTCGACTCTCATCAACCCTCGTTGCTCCTAGCATCATGGACAAGAAAAGTTTCCCGTTGTTGTTTCTATCCCCACGAAGCGATACTCTGGTTTTAATATCCTGCCAAATGGCAAGAACGACAGCACTTCTATCAAAGAGAAGAACTTTTTTCTTGAGGTTGACCCCTATTTTAGCAAGGAGTCCAGTAGTTTTCTTTCGTCACTACCCCTGCTGCACTCTTCACTTCCTTCTTTTCTTGTTTACTCCCACCAGGAATAGCTATGGTATATATTCATACCAAGAAAACGAGCGACTACCCCATCTTCTAATTTTCCCGTATACATAAATCACGGCTGGTTAAACGGGGATCTGACCTTAACATGACGTGATCCCTCGCGGACATGATCCCATTAATATCCTTTGCCATTTTATATGTCTAAATTCGTAAGCCATTGATAAAATTCTGTTTTTGCCGTGTTCTTTCACACCAAAAACAAGGTGTGAGAACACTATAAATTAGTGTATACTTATATCTACCAGTAAATATATGAATTTTTTTGCAGTTTTTATCGTATCAATAACCCCGCATTTAAATCAATTAAAAGCTGTGGAATTGTATTGACTCACGCAATCTATAGGTGTACTTGCATTTAAGGAGGATACGAAATGATTGACAGTGATGAAGAACTTAAGGAAAGAAAGGAGGACAACAAATGAGCTTCTTTGTGAGTCATGCTGAATTTAAGAGGGAACAAGAAGCATTAGGTCGGGCAATGGACGCTGGCTTTTATAGATACGATCCACCAGAGAAACCCGAATATAGTCTTGTATAAGATGACAAAATGTATAGGTAAAAAAATCATATAAACTATAGATAAAAAGGTTATACGTATAATGCAAAAACTGGTGTCGAAAATCGATTATATTATAATCAGTTTTATTACTTGGATTATTGCTTGGATTATACCTCTGACGTATACACAAAGTAGCAGAAGGTACAGATATAATTTGATAAATAATTATGATGACTACATTTTTTTCGGAATGTTACTTATTCCTTTTTGTTTGTTAAGTAGCTATTGTAGCTATAGAATTCTTACCCATCCTAAGTTTAAACAGTATATTCAGGAACATTGGAATAAAGCAAAAGAACCGATTTTTATATTACTTTTTTGTCTTTTTCTGATATGGATTATACCTCATACTGGCAAGACAGCATACGCTTTATACAGATCAATCCCTTGTGAAAATCCATTTGCATTATTCACCAACTTGCCTGTACTGTTTTTAGAAACTACATTTCTATCCACTTTGTACATGCAGTTATATAAAATATTCAGAAACAAGGGATAGTCTTAACCCCGCTTCTTCTGAACGATTTTGTCGGTGTACCAGAAACCTAGGGTTAGCGAACAACAAGGGATTGATTACCGTTTTATAGCCCATAAAACATTCCAACCAATGGCAACAAGATAACATCCCTATTCATAACCTCCCCCGTCAATAACTGAACTCAAACGAAGACGACATCAACGGAGTAACTGGAAAGCTCTAACCCAAGACGATGACATCTTCGGAATGAAGAGAGCTTATGTCTTCAAAATTACCAATGATCATCTAGGTATTGCTTGTCAACAAATATGTCGAATTAGAAAAATTGTTAAGGAGGGAAAATTAAGAAAGGAGACAAAACATGACTAACATTGAACAAAAACCACATCCCCATAAAGGACGTATCAGTATCCGTGATACAGCACGGATTGCTCAAGAAACAAATATTCGTATTGAGATTGAACGGGATGGAACAATCTATCGCTTTGAGCCTTTGAAGAAAAAGAAAAGGACAATCGCTGACGAAGAAGAAAATATCAGGCTATAACAATGGTTCGTAACCTACAAGGGTAATAAGTACGGTTATCTGAGGCATGTTATCGTATCTCATATTGACCAAGGAAAAGACCTTTTAGTCATTCTAACACCTGAGGGTTATGAGGCTTTTAAAGCCTATTTCAAAGATCAACCAGATATCAAAGTAACTCCTATAGCCATCTATCCCGCATCAGAAGAAGAGCGCTTAGAGAATCTCAAGAAAAGAGGATCTGAATCCAGCGAGGACGATGAAATAGATGTCTTAGAATACAAAGAATGGTTCGTGTGCAATGACGATTTGGACAAATCTGTCAGAAAAGTGAAAATAATAATAGAAGAGGTACGAAAAGCATGAGTGCTAAGGGGAGCATTGACATTAGAAATGTCGCTAATATATCAAAAGACACCAAAATCCGCATCGAGATAGAAAGGAATGGAACACTATACAGGTTTGATCCGTTTAGAACCAAAGTTGAAAAAGAAAAAGTAGAAGATGACGGACTTGATCCTTTTAGGGTTTAAATGAGCAGAAATACTAAATTACCTTTTGTGGTGCGAGAAAAAACAAGGCACGGAAAGATCATATACTATTTTAGGAAAGGCAAAGACGATAGAACCCGTCTACCTATTCCTAGTGATCCGAGTTTCATGCCCGCTTATTTGTCCGCTTTGTCAGGAATTCCAATAGAGCAATCCTCTATTAAGCCTGTCATTAAAGAGCCTCAAACGATGAGATGGTTGATAGAGCAATATCGTAAAAGCGGTCATTGGGCTAGTTTGGCATTAAAAACTAGGAAAAGAATTGATCAAGACTTTTCTAATATCATTAAAAACTCAGGAGATTTCGAATACAAAAAGATAACTGCAAAACACATTCGCTTAGGACTTGAACACAGAAAATCTACTCCCGCAAGTGCTGTTTTGTTTCTTTCTTCTATACGTTTAAGCTATGTAGGGACGAATAAAAATATCGAATGAGCATAAAAAGCCAACAAAGCCTTTAATGCGTACTACAACGCCAGCTAAAATGTTGTAACCAGTGTATCCAAGCAATCAAAAGAAATCATTTTTGATATTGCAAAAATCAAAGAATTGAATGTTTTTATGGATAATAACAATCCCCTTTCATATGCTCTGAGTTTATATATTTCTCTTCATTGACGACGAAAAAAATAGATTCATAAGAAGTAAAATCTAATCGATATTAACCTAAAGAATTCATTATAGTTGCATATTTTATACTGTAAAAGACAAGAGTAATACTAAAAATATTTTCTCTAGGTATTGATTATAGAACATTATTCCTATAGAAATGAGGCCTGTTCAAATTTTTACATAGAATTCCTTGTCGTGGAAATGATAGAGAGCATAATATTGATAGCTGGATCTTAGGTGTTGAGTTTGGGAGACAAAGAGAATATGCATTATCGGAAGTTAGGGGTATGTATTTTTTTTCTATCTATGGGATATTTCATATTTTCAGATTGTAAGATCCTATCTTCAAAAACAAAATCAGACATCCCTGTAATAAAAAACTTCCTTGATTCTCATATTCCTCAATGTGCTCACAATCTTGTGATTAGTGTTTGCTCAGCTCCTTTTTCGGGTATAGAAAAATTTTATCGACTGTTCCACGATAATCCCTTAAAAATCAGCGATCCTTTGCAATATGATCCAGATCAAAAAAAATTAGGTTTTTGGGGAAGCACCGCTCACAGTATCGTAGAAGGAGCTGTAATCTATGGTATAGGAAATATTATAGGCTCCTCTTTTTCCGCCAATCCTTTTGTAGCCTCCCTAGTAGGTCTATTGACCATTAGTGCGACATATGGTCATCAAACTTCCGAGAATATGAAACATCTTGGGATTGATGAATCTACATCTCAAACACTCGGTTTGTTATCTGGTGGTTTTTACATGCTTAGTTTTGCTATTCCCTATATCCATAGGGGAGACGTATCATTGAAAAAAATCATTAATGGCGCAGGACAACAGATTGCTACCAGAACAACAGAACAATTAACCACGAATGGAACTTTATATTTTCAAGGATACGAAAAAGAAGAACCAACTGAGGGTTGGAGTAACTATACGGTTATAGTTGATGTGATTCTAACAGTTGGCCTAGGATTGATTAGTCGTTATCATGGTATGAAGAAATTAAAAAAAAAATCAACAACATCTCAAATCACAATCCCAATAAAACAAAACCATCTATTCAATACAAAAATTAGCACTAAATTTTACAGCTAAAAAGGAAAAAACCACCAACTAGGCTCTATCCTCTGCTGATGATGCAATAGATAAAGAGGTAATTTTTTCTTTATTATGTATGGGCTATTTTATTTTTAACATTATAAATCACACCACCAATAGTATCCCTCATTGATAACTTGCACTCCACTAACATCGATTTTTTTAATCCAATCTATTACAGAAAAACCATGTATTACCATATGAGGAGCAACATCTGCTAATGGAACAAGGACAAAAGCTCTTTGGACAATATATGGATGCGGTATTGTTAAACGTTCTGTGGAAGAAGAATATTTCCCTGCCAAGAGGATATCAAGATCAATTGTGCGCGCGCCCCATTTTTCATTTCTCTGTCTTTTTAAATTATTTTCAATCGAAAGAAGAATATCCAATAAAGAATCGGGGGATATTTTTGTTCTGACGAGTGCTACGGCGTTTAAAAAGAAATCCTGATCTATGTTTCCCCAAGGAACGGTCTTATATAAACGTGATACAGCAATGATCTCACAATTGTTATGTTGATGAATGAGATTTAATGCATGAGAAATATATTTTTTTTTATCTCCAATATTGCTACCTATTCCAATAGCAATAAAATCATCAGGATTGATCTTAATATTTATATTCGACTCTGGTTTCCACATAATCCAGTATTCCTTGAATTAACGCACTGGGTTTGCGAACAGCCACAACGATTCTCACAATTTCTCCAAATTGTTCATGCAATGCCTTTGCAATATCTGCGGCAAGAGCTTCGATAAGATTTCTTTTGGTATTCATAATTATTTTCTCTGCTATGAAAAATACAGTACTATAATCAACTGTTTTTTCCAAAAGATCAT includes:
- the efp gene encoding elongation factor P, encoding MVKVIASAVRKGNVLDVNGRLYVVLVAKNFYPGKGTPITQVEMRRISDGVKVSERWRTTEQVERAFVEDQRFQFLYADHEGYHFMNPENYDQVTVSIDVVGDQKVYFQEGMEVKLLIHEGVALSVEVPRHVIFKVVDTEPSAKGQTVTTSYKPAILSNDIRTTVPPHINIGDEIVILTEDNSYVERVKK
- a CDS encoding phage capsid protein; the encoded protein is MGVNLKKKVLLFDRSAVVLAIWQDIKTRVSLRGDRNNNGKLFLSMMLGATRVDESRVAQILVG
- the folB gene encoding dihydroneopterin aldolase; its protein translation is MNQTYTIYLKNCAFFAYHGVYKEEKAQGQRFFVDIEIEIPQNTALENDLLEKTVDYSTVFFIAEKIIMNTKRNLIEALAADIAKALHEQFGEIVRIVVAVRKPSALIQGILDYVETRVEYKY
- a CDS encoding ABC-F family ATP-binding cassette domain-containing protein, with protein sequence MNLPILRLDHINATIGGINLLQDISLSVKPRERICLVGCNGSGKSTLLKIAAGIIEPQSGTVFLNSPHTLGYLEQNPDFSHFSTISDFINCNKDSTEFSYSLNSFLKKFNLTEKDKISHLSVGQARCVALIKMLILRPDILILDEPTNHLDSRTIHWMEQELLNINSSLIFVSHDRFFLKTLSTATIWLDRGCLHHLNKGFSFFEPWKKSILQQEQAHYHNLKKKNEAEEEWLRYGVTARRKRNVRRVKELQDIRTQLQEQKSSFHGTIQAHLQSTQSSGKLVIEADKITKKYNDNFIVKNFSLRIHCGERIGIVGPNGAGKTTLLKLLTGKIQPDSGSITLGTNLKIAIIDQKREDINPNESLSSYLTGGYGDSLLVQGESRHVVGYIKDFLFHPDQAHSLIKDLSGGEKMRAILARVLAQPFNFLVMDEPTNDLDFETLDFLEQTITRFQGTILIVSHDRDFLDRTVNSTLSMQNVDNHNGCWIKYAGGYSDMLLQQKQNNNIPQKKNPPTESAIPSTTKKDKKKKSLSYGQKLLLEKLPQEIKKIHLKITEKEQQFNDQNLFLKDAKKFSKLSHELKNLYHEIKEKEEKWLELEMLQEEVKDNNG
- the epmA gene encoding EF-P lysine aminoacylase EpmA, which codes for MHSIASKSKSWWNRDFHHHRRPFLIKRNMIQTSLREYFFNNNFVEIDSMSLQVSPGNETHIQAFSTELITKDHTRKIMYLQTSPEFSCKKLLAAGEEKIFCFAHVWRNGEQDSLHQPEFTMLEWYRAHESYEQLMQDCMEIIRCAAEKAKKSVFSFQGITCNPFSEAEYITVSDAFLRYAHIDLCSTLDHSSPPNRNLLALQAQKSGIRVANDDTWSDIFSRILVEKIEPHLGVNRCTILDRYPLPESALAKVCSDDPRFTQRFELYACNIELCNAFDELIDPIEQRHRFEKEMNEKKKIYNETYPIDEDFLACLKEMPSSSGIAMGFDRLVMLATGATNLNEIIWTPFVHI
- a CDS encoding lysine-2,3-aminomutase-like protein, translated to MNSHDQKLTSAQQLYKAKLIEQEQINTIKEISNHYSIALTPFMANLIDPHNPNDPIARQFIPQKEEMNILPEEREDPIGDSNHSPLKGIVHRYPDRVLLKLLHICPVYCRFCFRREMVGSQKGTILSPQDIDAALSYIQNHPKIWEVIFTGGDPLILSLNRLKTVLKMLMEIKHVKILRFHSRVPIVDPQRISPEFIQCLKESGKPIYIAIHANHPREFSQESLSAISKLADAGIILLSQSVLLKGINDDPKILADLMRIFVESRIKPYYLHHPDLAPGTSHFRLTIEEGQKIVASLKENISGICQPFYILDIPGGYGKVKIDSHNIKKIDDESYLITDHNNIVHHYPPRS
- the folK gene encoding 2-amino-4-hydroxy-6-hydroxymethyldihydropteridine diphosphokinase, with the translated sequence MWKPESNINIKINPDDFIAIGIGSNIGDKKKYISHALNLIHQHNNCEIIAVSRLYKTVPWGNIDQDFFLNAVALVRTKISPDSLLDILLSIENNLKRQRNEKWGARTIDLDILLAGKYSSSTERLTIPHPYIVQRAFVLVPLADVAPHMVIHGFSVIDWIKKIDVSGVQVINEGYYWWCDL